The [Pseudomonas] carboxydohydrogena genome includes a window with the following:
- the lipA gene encoding lipoyl synthase produces the protein MVTLIDTISERQVRPRHPEKANRPDSVSPPKPDWIRVRAPTSRGYANTRNIVKENGLVTVCEEAGCPNIGECWDKKHATFMIMGDTCTRACAFCNVRTGMPEALNADEPAHIALAVKKLGLAHVVITSVDRDDLADGGAEHFARTIRAIREDCPTTTIEILTPDFLRKDGALEVVVAAKPDVFNHNLETVPSCYQSVRPGARYFHSVRLLQRVKEIDPTIFTKSGIMVGLGEERHEVLQVMDDLRSADVDFLTIGQYLQPTLKHHAVMRYVTPEEFKGYEQIAFTKGFLMVSASPLTRSSHHAGEDFERLRAAREAKLQSAG, from the coding sequence ATGGTCACCTTGATCGACACGATTTCGGAGCGGCAGGTCAGGCCGCGCCACCCGGAAAAGGCCAATCGCCCCGACTCGGTTTCGCCGCCCAAACCCGACTGGATCCGCGTCCGCGCGCCGACCTCGCGCGGTTACGCCAACACCCGCAACATCGTGAAGGAGAACGGCCTCGTCACCGTTTGCGAGGAGGCGGGCTGCCCGAACATCGGCGAGTGTTGGGACAAGAAGCACGCCACCTTCATGATCATGGGCGACACCTGCACGCGCGCCTGTGCGTTCTGCAACGTGCGCACCGGCATGCCCGAGGCGCTCAATGCCGATGAGCCCGCGCACATCGCGCTCGCGGTGAAGAAATTGGGTCTCGCGCATGTCGTCATCACCTCGGTGGACCGCGACGATCTCGCAGACGGGGGTGCCGAGCATTTCGCGCGCACTATCCGCGCGATCCGTGAGGATTGCCCCACCACGACCATCGAGATTCTGACGCCGGATTTCCTGCGCAAAGACGGCGCGCTCGAGGTTGTCGTGGCGGCGAAGCCCGACGTGTTCAACCACAATCTCGAAACCGTGCCGTCGTGCTATCAAAGCGTGCGGCCCGGCGCGCGCTATTTCCACTCGGTGCGGCTGTTGCAGCGGGTGAAGGAAATCGATCCCACGATCTTCACCAAGTCGGGAATCATGGTCGGGCTTGGCGAGGAGCGGCACGAAGTGTTGCAGGTGATGGACGATCTGCGTTCCGCCGATGTCGATTTCCTCACCATCGGACAGTACTTGCAGCCGACGCTGAAACATCACGCGGTGATGCGTTACGTCACGCCCGAGGAATTCAAGGGCTACGAACAGATCGCCTTTACCAAGGGCTTCCTGATGGTGTCGGCAAGCCCGCTGACGCGCTCGTCTCACCACGCCGGCGAGGATTTCGAGAGGCTCCGGGCCGCGCGCGAAGCCAAGCTGCAATCCGCAGGCTGA
- a CDS encoding DNA-3-methyladenine glycosylase, producing MPATDRRPALGKQLKRSFFARSVHEIAPELIGATLLVDGVGGTIVEVEAYHQTEPAAHSYRGVTPRTQVMFGPPGYLYVYRSYGIHWCMNFVCEAEGSAAAVLIRAVEPMRGLAAMRRRRGLHDERALCSGPGKVCAALAVTIKHNGCALDSSPIAIHARTQVPEIASGVRIGITKAAELPWRYGVKGSRFLSKPFPKD from the coding sequence ATGCCCGCCACCGACCGCCGCCCCGCGCTGGGCAAGCAATTAAAGCGCAGTTTCTTCGCCCGCAGCGTTCATGAAATTGCGCCGGAGCTGATCGGGGCCACCCTGCTCGTCGATGGCGTTGGCGGTACCATTGTCGAGGTCGAGGCTTATCACCAGACCGAGCCGGCCGCGCATTCCTATCGCGGCGTGACGCCCCGCACACAGGTGATGTTTGGCCCGCCCGGCTATCTCTACGTCTATCGCTCCTACGGCATTCACTGGTGCATGAATTTCGTCTGCGAGGCGGAAGGCTCGGCGGCTGCGGTTCTGATCCGCGCGGTGGAGCCCATGCGCGGGTTGGCTGCCATGCGCCGCCGTCGCGGGTTGCATGACGAGCGCGCATTGTGTTCGGGACCAGGGAAGGTTTGCGCGGCTCTCGCGGTGACCATCAAGCACAACGGCTGCGCGCTCGACTCTTCGCCGATCGCCATTCATGCCCGCACGCAAGTGCCGGAGATCGCCTCCGGCGTGCGCATCGGGATCACCAAGGCCGCCGAACTGCCGTGGCGCTATGGCGTGAAAGGCTCGCGGTTTTTGAGCAAGCCGTTTCCGAAGGATTAG
- a CDS encoding valine--tRNA ligase, whose protein sequence is MIEKNYQPAEIEPRIRAAWDEAGAFKAGRPERRDAEPFTIVIPPPNVTGSLHMGHALNNTLQDILCRFERMRGRDVLWQPGTDHAGIATQMVVERQLAERKEPSRRDMGREKFLERVWQWKAESGGIIVNQLKRLGASCDWSRERFTMDEGLSRAVAKVFVALHRDGLIYKDKRLVNWDPKLLTAISDLEVQQVEVKGNLWHLRYPYEGKTFNPEDPSTFIVVATTRPETMLGDSAVAVNPADDRYRGVVGKNVVLPLVGRKIPVVADDYSDPEKGSGAVKITPAHDFNDFEVGKRHKLPQINILDIEGRLALADNDDYRKGIAQSGLDLIAEMHGMERFAARREIVARLEQQGYLEKIEPNTHMVPHGDRSGVVIEPFLTDQWYVDAKTLAAPAIAAVRSGATSFVPKNWEKTYFEWMENIQPWCISRQLWWGHQIPAWYGPDGKVFVAETEEEAVGKALGYYTEQGVITDEQAHEMAVDPAKREEFITRDEDVLDTWFSSALWPFSTLGWPDDETDVRRYYPTSVLVTGFDIIFFWVARMMMMGLHFMNDVPFPTVYIHALVRDEKGAKMSKSKGNVIDPLHLIDDYGADALRFTLAAMAAQGRDIKLSTQRVEGYRNFATKLWNASRFAEMNGCELAKGFDATQCRETLNRWIAHETSRATHEVTEAIRAYRFNDAAGAIYRFVWNVYCDWYLELAKPVLTGPDSEAKRETQAAVACARDEILKLLHPFMPYITEELWAVTAKRDNVLALAEWPIRSDDEVALEASMQTALAGDPLAIPVMPASAGQAETFSDPKAEAEIGWLIDLVTTIRSVRAEMNIAPATLFPLILVGASKELQERASRWSDVIKRMARVAEISFDAAAPQGSLQLLVRGETAAIPLKGVIDLGAEKTRLEKELAKADADIARVDAKLGNEKFVTNAPEEVIDEQREKREEAVGRRSKITDALERLKAAG, encoded by the coding sequence ATGATCGAGAAAAATTACCAGCCCGCCGAAATCGAACCGCGCATCCGCGCCGCATGGGACGAGGCGGGGGCCTTCAAGGCCGGGCGGCCGGAGCGGCGCGATGCCGAGCCTTTCACGATCGTCATTCCGCCGCCGAACGTCACCGGCTCGCTGCACATGGGCCACGCGCTCAACAACACCTTGCAGGACATTCTGTGCCGCTTCGAGCGCATGCGCGGCCGCGATGTGCTGTGGCAGCCCGGCACCGACCACGCTGGCATCGCCACGCAGATGGTGGTCGAGCGCCAGTTGGCCGAGCGCAAGGAACCATCGCGCCGCGACATGGGCCGCGAGAAATTCCTCGAGCGCGTCTGGCAGTGGAAGGCGGAATCCGGCGGCATCATCGTCAACCAGTTGAAGCGGCTCGGCGCATCCTGCGACTGGTCGCGCGAGCGCTTCACCATGGACGAGGGGCTGTCGCGCGCCGTCGCAAAAGTGTTCGTCGCGTTGCATCGCGACGGGCTGATCTACAAGGACAAGCGGCTCGTCAACTGGGACCCGAAGCTGCTGACCGCGATCTCCGATCTCGAAGTGCAGCAGGTCGAGGTCAAGGGCAATCTCTGGCACCTGCGCTATCCGTATGAGGGCAAGACCTTCAACCCGGAAGACCCGTCCACCTTCATCGTGGTGGCGACGACGCGGCCCGAGACGATGCTGGGCGACAGCGCGGTCGCGGTGAATCCGGCGGACGACCGCTATCGCGGCGTCGTCGGCAAGAACGTCGTGCTGCCGCTGGTCGGCCGCAAGATTCCGGTCGTCGCCGACGATTACTCCGATCCGGAGAAGGGTTCGGGCGCGGTGAAGATCACGCCCGCGCACGACTTCAACGACTTCGAGGTCGGCAAGCGTCACAAGCTGCCGCAGATCAACATTCTCGACATCGAGGGCCGCCTTGCGCTCGCGGACAATGACGATTACCGCAAGGGCATCGCGCAAAGCGGTCTCGACCTGATCGCCGAGATGCACGGCATGGAGCGCTTCGCCGCGCGGCGCGAGATCGTCGCGCGTCTGGAGCAGCAGGGCTATCTGGAGAAGATCGAACCCAACACGCACATGGTGCCGCACGGCGATCGTTCCGGCGTGGTGATCGAACCGTTCCTCACCGATCAATGGTACGTTGACGCCAAGACGCTGGCCGCGCCCGCGATCGCCGCCGTGCGCAGCGGCGCGACATCGTTCGTGCCGAAGAACTGGGAAAAGACCTATTTCGAATGGATGGAGAACATCCAGCCATGGTGCATCTCGCGCCAGCTCTGGTGGGGACACCAGATTCCGGCGTGGTACGGTCCCGACGGCAAGGTGTTTGTCGCCGAAACGGAAGAAGAAGCCGTTGGCAAGGCACTCGGCTATTACACCGAGCAGGGCGTCATCACCGACGAGCAGGCCCATGAGATGGCGGTCGATCCCGCCAAACGTGAGGAATTCATCACCCGCGACGAGGACGTGCTCGATACATGGTTTTCTTCGGCGCTGTGGCCGTTCTCGACGCTCGGCTGGCCTGACGACGAGACGGATGTACGCCGTTACTATCCAACCAGCGTGCTCGTCACCGGCTTCGACATCATCTTCTTCTGGGTCGCCCGCATGATGATGATGGGCCTGCACTTCATGAACGATGTGCCGTTTCCGACCGTCTACATCCATGCGCTAGTCCGCGACGAGAAGGGCGCGAAGATGTCGAAGTCGAAAGGCAACGTCATCGATCCGCTCCATCTCATCGACGACTACGGCGCGGATGCGCTGCGCTTCACGCTGGCTGCGATGGCGGCGCAGGGCCGCGACATCAAGCTCTCGACCCAGCGCGTCGAAGGCTACCGCAACTTCGCGACCAAGCTGTGGAACGCATCGCGCTTTGCCGAAATGAATGGCTGTGAGCTTGCGAAGGGCTTCGACGCCACGCAATGCAGGGAGACGCTGAACCGCTGGATCGCGCACGAAACCTCGCGCGCGACGCACGAAGTGACGGAGGCGATCCGCGCCTACCGCTTCAACGACGCGGCCGGCGCGATCTATCGTTTCGTCTGGAACGTGTATTGCGACTGGTATCTCGAACTCGCCAAGCCGGTGCTGACTGGCCCCGACAGCGAGGCGAAGCGCGAGACGCAGGCTGCGGTCGCGTGTGCGCGCGACGAAATCCTTAAATTACTGCATCCGTTCATGCCCTATATCACCGAGGAATTGTGGGCGGTGACGGCGAAACGCGACAACGTGCTGGCGCTCGCGGAATGGCCGATCCGCTCCGACGACGAAGTCGCGCTGGAGGCCTCGATGCAAACGGCGCTGGCGGGCGATCCGCTCGCCATTCCGGTCATGCCGGCATCCGCCGGGCAGGCCGAGACCTTCTCCGATCCGAAGGCGGAAGCCGAGATCGGCTGGCTGATCGATCTCGTCACCACGATCCGCTCCGTTCGCGCGGAAATGAACATCGCCCCCGCAACGCTGTTCCCGCTGATCCTGGTCGGCGCGTCCAAAGAGCTTCAGGAGCGCGCCTCGCGCTGGAGCGACGTCATCAAGCGGATGGCGCGTGTGGCCGAAATCTCGTTCGATGCCGCGGCACCGCAGGGCTCGCTGCAATTGCTGGTGCGTGGCGAGACGGCTGCAATCCCGCTCAAGGGCGTGATCGATCTGGGTGCGGAAAAGACGCGGCTCGAAAAAGAATTGGCCAAGGCCGATGCCGACATCGCGCGCGTCGATGCCAAGCTCGGAAACGAAAAATTCGTCACCAATGCGCCGGAAGAGGTGATCGACGAGCAGCGCGAGAAGCGCGAGGAAGCGGTCGGCCGCCGCTCTAAAATCACGGATGCGCTGGAGCGGCTGAAGGCGGCGGGCTAA
- a CDS encoding PopZ family protein, which produces MNQPAKAQEPSMEEILASIRRIISDDDAKPAAAPAEAAPAPAPVPPPKVTAPAMKAAAAPVATPIPPVVPTPAPAAKNSQDDIDAMLASFDAPAPAAPPVEEAEDVFELTEQMAVPAAAAEGFQKVEPHDDLEITDSPPPASKAEEAPVLSATTAKAVESAFNSLATTVLSNNARTLEDLVKEMLRPMLKSWLDDNLPTLVERIVKAEIERVARGR; this is translated from the coding sequence ATGAACCAACCGGCAAAGGCGCAAGAGCCCTCAATGGAGGAGATTCTTGCGTCTATCAGGCGCATCATTTCCGATGACGACGCCAAACCGGCTGCGGCTCCAGCAGAGGCTGCTCCTGCTCCTGCACCGGTTCCGCCCCCGAAGGTGACGGCTCCCGCGATGAAGGCGGCTGCGGCGCCTGTGGCGACCCCCATTCCTCCCGTCGTTCCAACTCCCGCGCCGGCTGCCAAGAACAGCCAGGACGACATCGACGCAATGCTGGCAAGTTTCGATGCGCCGGCACCGGCTGCTCCGCCTGTTGAGGAGGCCGAGGACGTCTTTGAGTTGACCGAGCAGATGGCTGTGCCTGCGGCCGCGGCCGAAGGCTTCCAGAAGGTCGAGCCGCACGACGATCTCGAAATCACCGACTCCCCGCCGCCTGCGTCAAAGGCCGAGGAGGCGCCGGTTCTGAGCGCCACGACGGCAAAAGCGGTGGAATCGGCTTTCAACTCGCTCGCCACCACCGTCCTGTCCAACAACGCCCGCACGCTGGAGGATCTCGTCAAGGAGATGCTGCGGCCGATGCTGAAGTCGTGGCTCGACGACAACCTGCCGACGCTGGTCGAGCGCATCGTCAAGGCGGAAATCGAGCGTGTGGCGCGCGGCCGCTGA
- a CDS encoding TolC family outer membrane protein encodes MPFSGKARRFALVASSASLLFLAVTPVLAETIESALVRAYQDNPQLNAQRASVRSTDENVPQALSGYRPQISVTASGGSQYTDVVAKQSTPPGVSRTELHGVNGPWSAGANISQTLYNGGRTANRTRAAESQVSAAREGLRVLEQSVLLAAATIYMDYLRDSAIVEVQRSNVNVLEQTLKQTQDRFNVGEVTRTDVAQSQAQLAAGRTQLLSADSTLTTTRANFRRIIGSDPQNPQPGSPVDRYLPRSLAQAVDMGMVENPNVTAAMYGIDVSFLQVKVNEGALFPTVTLQGNVQQANEQTLTAFKGFSASATANISIPIYQGGAEYALIRQSKESLAQQRLNLDQVRDQTRATVAQSWGQLTATKSQVASAQAQVTASEIALNGVREEARVGQRTTLDVLNAQQALVNARIALVTAQHDRVVASYTVLNAVGRLSPVTLKLKTSVYDPSVHYHQVRDSWFGVRTPDGR; translated from the coding sequence ATGCCGTTTTCAGGGAAAGCCCGGCGCTTCGCGTTGGTCGCAAGTTCGGCCTCGTTGCTGTTTTTGGCCGTCACGCCGGTCCTTGCGGAAACCATCGAGTCCGCTCTGGTGCGGGCTTATCAGGACAACCCGCAGCTCAACGCCCAGCGCGCCTCCGTGCGTTCGACCGACGAAAATGTGCCGCAGGCCCTGTCTGGCTATCGTCCCCAGATCTCCGTGACCGCGAGCGGCGGGTCGCAATATACCGACGTCGTCGCCAAGCAATCGACTCCGCCCGGAGTGTCGCGAACCGAACTGCATGGCGTCAACGGGCCGTGGAGCGCGGGGGCCAACATCTCGCAAACCCTCTACAACGGCGGGCGGACCGCGAACCGGACCCGCGCGGCGGAAAGCCAGGTCTCTGCGGCGCGCGAAGGGTTGCGCGTGCTGGAGCAGAGCGTGCTGCTGGCAGCCGCCACGATCTACATGGATTATCTGCGCGACTCCGCGATCGTCGAAGTCCAGCGCAGCAACGTCAACGTGCTCGAGCAGACGCTCAAGCAGACGCAGGACCGCTTCAATGTCGGCGAGGTGACACGCACCGACGTTGCCCAATCGCAGGCGCAGCTCGCCGCCGGCCGGACTCAGTTACTGTCTGCCGACTCCACACTCACGACCACCCGTGCGAATTTCCGCCGCATTATCGGCAGCGATCCGCAAAACCCGCAGCCTGGCTCGCCGGTCGATCGCTATCTGCCGAGATCGCTGGCCCAGGCCGTCGATATGGGAATGGTGGAAAATCCGAACGTCACGGCCGCCATGTACGGCATCGACGTGAGCTTCCTTCAGGTCAAGGTCAACGAGGGCGCGCTGTTCCCGACGGTCACGTTGCAGGGCAACGTGCAGCAGGCCAACGAGCAGACCCTGACCGCCTTCAAGGGATTTAGCGCTTCGGCGACCGCGAACATCTCCATCCCGATCTATCAGGGTGGAGCGGAATACGCGTTGATCCGCCAGTCGAAGGAATCGCTGGCGCAGCAGCGTCTGAACCTCGATCAGGTCCGCGACCAGACACGCGCCACCGTAGCCCAGAGCTGGGGGCAGTTGACCGCCACTAAATCTCAGGTGGCATCGGCTCAGGCGCAGGTGACGGCTTCGGAAATCGCGCTCAATGGCGTGCGTGAGGAAGCCCGCGTCGGTCAGCGCACCACGCTCGACGTCCTAAACGCGCAGCAGGCGCTTGTGAATGCCCGCATCGCGCTTGTCACGGCGCAGCATGACCGGGTCGTGGCCTCCTATACCGTGCTCAACGCGGTGGGGCGGCTGTCGCCGGTGACGCTGAAGCTCAAGACTTCGGTCTATGACCCGTCGGTTCATTACCATCAGGTCCGCGATAGCTGGTTCGGCGTCCGCACGCCTGACGGTCGCTGA
- a CDS encoding protein-L-isoaspartate O-methyltransferase family protein — MPDALTSRFNMVDSQVRTADVTDLRLIDAMRATPREAFLPASQKALAYLDRDIALDGEDNVYLIKPVVLARLLQAAEIGLTDRVLVTGGAAGYAAAIAGHLAAEVVAVCTTDKVAAASRTALSSACGLSNVTVTAGAAGKGDAAAGPYDVIVLDGATEVVPQALYEQLKPGGRLVGIFAHSVPSRATIVTRSAADYGARTLFDATAPILPDLKRLPAFTF, encoded by the coding sequence ATGCCCGATGCTCTGACCAGCCGTTTCAACATGGTCGATTCCCAGGTCCGCACCGCCGACGTGACGGATTTGCGCCTGATCGATGCCATGCGGGCAACCCCGCGCGAGGCATTCCTGCCCGCGAGCCAGAAGGCACTGGCCTATCTCGACCGCGACATCGCGCTCGATGGCGAAGACAACGTCTATCTCATCAAGCCGGTGGTGCTGGCGCGGCTCCTGCAAGCCGCCGAAATCGGCCTGACAGACCGGGTGCTCGTGACCGGCGGGGCTGCGGGTTATGCCGCCGCGATCGCGGGCCATCTCGCGGCCGAAGTCGTCGCGGTGTGCACCACCGACAAGGTTGCCGCGGCGAGCCGGACGGCACTGTCCTCGGCCTGCGGCCTGTCCAACGTCACCGTGACGGCGGGCGCGGCGGGCAAGGGGGACGCGGCGGCGGGCCCTTACGATGTCATCGTACTGGATGGCGCCACCGAGGTGGTCCCGCAGGCCCTCTATGAACAGCTCAAGCCCGGCGGCCGCCTGGTGGGTATCTTCGCGCACTCGGTCCCGTCGCGCGCGACCATCGTGACGCGCTCGGCGGCGGATTATGGTGCCCGGACGCTGTTCGATGCGACCGCACCGATCCTGCCGGACCTTAAGCGATTACCAGCCTTCACATTTTGA
- a CDS encoding chemotaxis protein, which yields MNEAWTKDEKGNIVVFPLAGYETMVVENQALALRLPFMVQGDKQTNPSGSLQLIISNAADVREFGQALIDAADRIEKAAKGV from the coding sequence ATGAACGAGGCTTGGACCAAGGACGAGAAAGGCAACATCGTGGTGTTCCCGCTGGCCGGGTACGAGACGATGGTGGTGGAGAATCAGGCGCTCGCGCTGCGGCTGCCGTTCATGGTTCAGGGCGACAAACAGACGAACCCGAGCGGTTCGTTGCAACTCATCATCAGCAATGCCGCCGACGTACGCGAATTCGGACAGGCCCTGATCGACGCCGCCGACCGGATCGAAAAAGCCGCCAAAGGCGTCTGA